A portion of the Sphaerochaeta pleomorpha str. Grapes genome contains these proteins:
- a CDS encoding cation diffusion facilitator family transporter has protein sequence MEHQTDRKIAMRISRGNIFLNALLSVSKLIVGVVANSSAMVNDGINNASDVVSSIIVIIGLRAASKASDKNHQYGHERLECVASILLSGIVMAVGFGLGVDGIQKIFKGTYKNLPMPGILALIAAGASIIIKEIMFIYTRWGAKKLKSSALMASAWDSQSDVLATTGGLIGIAGSRFGFPIADSFAAIIIAGFILKVGIQIFMDGMNKMVDQACPQETVEAITGVVLDQKGVLSLDVLNTRQFSSRAYVDVEISADGKLSLVEAHAIAERVHHAIELNFPEVKHCMVHVNPFKKNYTSITADK, from the coding sequence ATGGAACATCAAACTGATCGAAAAATTGCCATGAGAATTTCTCGTGGGAATATCTTTCTGAACGCGCTTCTCTCTGTATCCAAGCTAATCGTTGGTGTAGTCGCCAATTCCAGCGCAATGGTAAACGATGGAATAAACAATGCTTCCGATGTAGTCAGTTCCATAATTGTCATCATCGGTCTTCGCGCAGCATCAAAGGCATCGGATAAAAACCACCAATACGGACACGAAAGGCTTGAATGTGTTGCATCCATTCTGCTTTCAGGGATTGTCATGGCTGTCGGGTTCGGCCTCGGCGTCGATGGTATTCAAAAAATATTCAAAGGTACCTACAAAAATCTCCCGATGCCAGGGATTTTGGCATTGATTGCTGCTGGAGCCTCGATAATCATAAAGGAAATTATGTTTATCTATACCAGATGGGGGGCAAAGAAACTTAAATCATCAGCCCTGATGGCTTCGGCATGGGATTCACAAAGTGATGTTTTGGCCACGACCGGGGGCTTGATCGGCATTGCCGGTTCGAGATTCGGATTCCCCATTGCAGATTCTTTTGCTGCAATTATCATCGCCGGTTTCATCCTCAAGGTAGGAATCCAGATTTTTATGGATGGTATGAATAAAATGGTCGACCAGGCATGTCCACAGGAAACTGTAGAAGCTATCACGGGAGTCGTACTAGACCAGAAAGGGGTACTGTCCCTTGATGTGCTTAATACCCGGCAGTTCAGCTCTAGAGCCTATGTCGATGTAGAGATCTCTGCAGACGGAAAACTGAGTCTGGTAGAAGCCCATGCAATTGCTGAGCGGGTTCACCATGCAATTGAACTTAATTTCCCTGAGGTAAAACACTGTATGGTCCATGTAAATCCTTTCAAAAAGAATTATACTAGCATTACCGC
- the aspS gene encoding aspartate--tRNA ligase: MAEEAFSQRTATCGALTKADNGKTVILNGWVHRDRNHGALHFINLRDRYGITQVVVDDDASIELQDTAKELRMEFCIAVTGIVRLRPDSMVNPEMATGEIEVKAEKIEILSKCAPLPFQIDDGNEPREDLRLKYRYLDLRTQGMQQRMKLRNDFIFSIRKYLEEKNFLEIETPTLIKSTPEGARDFVVPSRIYPGKFYALPQSPQLFKQILMVGGIDKYFQIARCYRDEDARGDRQLEFTQLDIEMSFVKRDDVLLLIEELFNHVFKEVMDYDLPAHFTRLSYHESMNTYGCDKPDLRFDIPMFDVDDLASKSSFGTFGEILANGGHVKALCAPKTEGVDFSRKYITELEDAAKIYGAKGLAWIKVGADKALSGGVTKFFGGLESELIDRLGANEGDLILFVAHENWKKCCTSLGAVRTKLGKDLKLIRKSFEFCWIIDFPLFEYNEEEGHWEAAHHMFSMPQIEYLDTLESDPGSVKGDLYDLVCNGYECASGSIRIHDVELQKRIFRICNFDDETAEERFGFLLNAFRYGPPPHGGIAPGIDRMVMIMSEQTSIHEVIAFPKNTAAVSPMDDSPSELDQQQLDDLHLIINKPKQKE, encoded by the coding sequence ATGGCAGAAGAAGCATTTTCACAACGAACAGCTACGTGCGGGGCACTTACGAAAGCAGATAACGGCAAGACCGTTATTCTCAATGGATGGGTCCATAGGGACCGAAACCACGGTGCACTCCATTTTATCAACCTGAGAGACCGATATGGTATTACCCAGGTCGTCGTCGACGACGATGCCAGTATCGAATTACAGGATACCGCTAAAGAACTCAGGATGGAATTTTGTATCGCCGTGACGGGCATTGTCCGCCTTCGCCCAGATTCAATGGTCAATCCTGAGATGGCAACCGGAGAAATCGAAGTAAAAGCCGAAAAAATCGAAATTCTTTCCAAGTGTGCTCCACTTCCGTTCCAGATTGACGACGGGAATGAACCACGTGAGGATCTCAGGCTTAAATATCGTTATCTCGATTTGCGTACACAAGGCATGCAACAGAGAATGAAATTGCGAAACGATTTCATTTTCTCCATCAGAAAATACCTTGAAGAAAAAAACTTTCTTGAAATCGAGACCCCCACACTCATTAAGAGTACTCCGGAAGGAGCCAGGGACTTTGTCGTTCCCAGCCGCATTTATCCTGGAAAATTCTATGCCCTTCCCCAAAGCCCTCAGCTTTTCAAGCAAATCCTGATGGTTGGCGGTATCGACAAGTATTTCCAGATTGCCCGTTGTTACCGTGATGAGGATGCCCGCGGAGACCGCCAGCTGGAATTCACACAACTTGATATCGAAATGAGCTTCGTGAAGCGTGACGATGTCCTGCTCCTTATTGAAGAGTTGTTCAACCATGTCTTCAAGGAAGTTATGGACTACGATCTTCCTGCTCATTTTACCAGGCTTTCCTACCATGAGAGCATGAATACCTATGGCTGTGACAAGCCTGACCTGCGGTTCGATATCCCCATGTTTGATGTCGATGACCTTGCATCAAAAAGTAGTTTTGGGACCTTTGGAGAGATTTTGGCAAACGGTGGCCATGTAAAGGCACTGTGTGCTCCCAAGACCGAGGGTGTTGATTTCTCACGCAAGTACATCACTGAACTTGAAGACGCTGCAAAGATCTATGGGGCCAAGGGGTTGGCATGGATCAAAGTCGGAGCAGACAAAGCCCTCTCCGGTGGTGTAACAAAATTCTTCGGGGGCTTGGAGAGTGAGCTCATAGATCGGCTTGGTGCCAATGAGGGCGATTTGATCCTGTTCGTTGCCCATGAAAACTGGAAAAAGTGTTGCACCAGCCTTGGGGCTGTAAGAACTAAACTCGGCAAGGATTTGAAGTTGATCCGAAAAAGCTTTGAATTCTGCTGGATTATCGACTTTCCTTTGTTTGAATACAATGAAGAGGAAGGCCACTGGGAAGCTGCTCACCACATGTTCAGCATGCCCCAGATTGAATACCTCGACACACTTGAGTCCGATCCAGGTAGCGTAAAAGGTGACCTCTATGACTTGGTCTGCAACGGATATGAGTGTGCAAGCGGTTCTATCCGTATCCATGATGTCGAATTGCAGAAGAGGATTTTCAGAATCTGTAACTTTGATGATGAGACAGCAGAGGAAAGGTTCGGGTTCCTGCTCAATGCCTTTAGGTATGGACCACCCCCGCATGGCGGGATTGCCCCCGGTATCGACAGGATGGTAATGATTATGAGTGAGCAAACCTCAATCCATGAAGTCATTGCATTCCCGAAGAACACCGCGGCAGTAAGCCCGATGGACGACTCCCCTTCAGAGCTCGACCAACAGCAACTTGATGATTTGCACTTGATCATCAACAAGCCAAAACAAAAAGAATAG
- the carB gene encoding carbamoyl-phosphate synthase large subunit, translating to MSARTDIHRILVIGSGPIVIGQACEFDYSGTQAVKALKEEGYEVILVNPNPATVMTTPGIADHIYMEPLKPEYIEQIFQRERPDAILTTMGGQTGLNLAIELDNLGLLNQYGVEVIGASIKSIGLAEDRGSFKKIVEGLGLESAKSVVIHSLSEAQAFKEKLGLPLIIRPSFTLGGMGGSIAYTEEEFPTLIEHALQTSPNHEALVEESLIGWKEFEMEVMRDKNDNAIVVCSIENIDPMGVHTGDSITIAPIQTLDDRQYQIMRDASINILRAVGVDCGGSNVQFALDPKTGKMIVIEMNPRVSRSSALASKATGFPIARCSAKLAVGYTLDEVLNEITGQSVSCFEPALDYCAVKVPRFELEKFPLPCSALGTQMRSVGEALALGRTALEALNKGIRSSERGFEGLTDLCEDTKFSREHVDELLHSAHPLRLMAAYSVLSQDGEEKLDEVASITAFDPWFLYLLVQQTRLDKEIVKGLTPTLLERAKKAGMSDKRIAKLLKKDEQDIERLRFAQVIHPSTHFVDTCAGEFKALTPYCYTTYGEINEPKPLGKDAVVILASGPNRIGQGLEFDTCCTLASLAYQKLGRKTIMVNSNPETVSTDFNISDRLYIEPLATEHVKEILRQEQTKHVVVQLGGQTPLNLADSLQNSGADIIGTRLEGLDEAGDRDRFSQLVKRLKLRQPANRIARSKEEILPMAIEVGFPVLIRPSFVLGGRGMFIVYDEQGINDFCSNSGIEASKKAPVLIDQFLDDAFEYDLDAVSDGTNLYIGGILQHIEAAGIHSGDSAAVFPPYKSKPEILSQMKEWAHKLAIALEVKGLMNIQFAAKDDKLYLIEVNPRASRTVPFISKASGVNLIEAAVRVWEGQDLVSQNLVKRQGTYSEGRCLTGWAIKEAVFSFDRFSNVDPLLGPEMRSTGESIGMGKTFGEAFAKSQASAGNRLPVSGKVIISVNAKDRKAIIPIAKKLQEMGFSIAATRGTARSLFEEGILSEVVQKVHEGNPNITDYLRAKQVDLVINTPVGFHAHKSDDEIRSEAMRLKIPYTTTTSAASAAVQAIEYLQKKQFTVRELPQ from the coding sequence ATGAGCGCAAGAACAGACATTCATCGAATCCTGGTTATCGGAAGCGGTCCAATTGTAATCGGTCAAGCCTGTGAATTCGACTATAGCGGAACCCAGGCAGTGAAAGCACTCAAAGAAGAAGGCTATGAGGTTATTCTCGTCAATCCCAACCCAGCCACGGTTATGACAACCCCTGGTATTGCAGACCATATTTATATGGAACCTCTGAAACCCGAATATATCGAGCAGATTTTCCAGCGGGAAAGACCCGATGCCATCCTGACCACCATGGGAGGGCAGACAGGATTGAACCTCGCCATCGAGCTTGATAACCTGGGGCTTCTAAATCAGTACGGGGTCGAAGTAATCGGAGCCTCAATCAAATCGATTGGCCTTGCTGAAGACAGGGGATCCTTTAAAAAAATCGTAGAGGGACTGGGTCTTGAGAGTGCTAAAAGTGTAGTCATCCATTCACTTTCGGAAGCCCAGGCTTTCAAAGAAAAGCTCGGACTCCCGCTCATTATTCGCCCCAGTTTTACCCTTGGGGGCATGGGGGGATCGATTGCCTACACTGAAGAGGAATTCCCAACTCTCATAGAACATGCCCTGCAGACCAGCCCCAATCACGAAGCACTGGTTGAAGAATCACTTATCGGATGGAAAGAATTTGAAATGGAGGTAATGCGGGACAAGAACGACAATGCAATTGTTGTGTGTTCAATAGAAAATATCGACCCGATGGGGGTCCATACCGGCGATAGCATTACCATAGCCCCAATCCAAACGCTCGACGACCGGCAATACCAGATAATGCGGGATGCTTCGATAAACATCCTTCGCGCTGTCGGGGTTGACTGCGGCGGAAGCAATGTTCAGTTTGCCCTCGATCCAAAAACCGGAAAAATGATTGTCATCGAGATGAACCCCAGGGTTTCCCGATCCTCCGCACTTGCCAGCAAGGCCACAGGCTTCCCAATTGCCAGATGTTCTGCAAAACTTGCTGTCGGTTATACGCTTGACGAAGTACTGAACGAAATCACGGGCCAATCGGTATCCTGTTTTGAACCCGCTCTCGATTACTGCGCAGTAAAGGTCCCCCGCTTCGAACTTGAAAAATTCCCTCTTCCCTGCAGCGCCCTGGGGACCCAGATGAGAAGTGTCGGAGAAGCTCTTGCCCTTGGCAGGACAGCCCTTGAGGCCCTTAATAAAGGCATCAGATCTTCAGAGAGGGGCTTCGAGGGTTTGACCGATCTATGTGAAGATACAAAATTCAGCAGGGAACATGTTGATGAATTGCTCCATAGTGCCCATCCTTTGCGTTTGATGGCCGCCTATTCCGTCTTGAGTCAGGACGGGGAGGAAAAACTGGATGAGGTTGCCTCGATTACAGCTTTTGACCCTTGGTTCCTCTATCTGCTGGTGCAACAAACCAGACTGGACAAAGAGATTGTCAAAGGACTCACCCCAACTCTCTTGGAGCGAGCAAAGAAGGCCGGAATGAGCGACAAGCGTATCGCCAAGCTCCTCAAGAAGGATGAGCAAGATATCGAAAGGCTTCGCTTTGCCCAGGTAATCCATCCCTCGACCCATTTCGTCGATACCTGTGCCGGGGAATTCAAAGCACTCACCCCCTATTGCTACACCACCTATGGGGAAATAAATGAACCTAAGCCCCTGGGAAAAGACGCTGTAGTTATTTTGGCAAGCGGACCTAACAGAATCGGCCAGGGACTTGAATTCGACACCTGCTGCACGCTGGCTTCCCTGGCCTACCAAAAACTCGGGAGAAAAACCATTATGGTGAACAGCAACCCCGAAACCGTTTCAACCGACTTCAACATAAGCGACAGGCTGTATATAGAGCCTTTAGCAACAGAGCATGTAAAAGAAATACTCAGGCAGGAACAAACCAAGCACGTTGTGGTCCAGCTTGGAGGCCAGACGCCACTGAATCTGGCTGACAGCCTCCAAAACAGCGGGGCAGACATCATAGGTACACGGCTTGAAGGACTCGACGAAGCAGGAGACAGGGATCGTTTTTCCCAATTGGTCAAAAGATTGAAATTAAGGCAACCAGCAAACAGAATTGCTAGAAGCAAAGAAGAAATACTGCCGATGGCCATCGAGGTAGGCTTTCCTGTGCTGATTCGTCCTTCCTTTGTGCTCGGTGGACGAGGAATGTTCATTGTCTACGATGAACAGGGAATCAACGATTTCTGCTCAAACAGCGGGATTGAGGCTAGTAAAAAAGCTCCTGTCCTTATCGACCAATTCCTCGACGATGCCTTCGAATATGACCTTGATGCCGTTTCTGATGGGACAAACCTCTATATAGGGGGCATTTTGCAGCATATTGAAGCAGCAGGGATTCACAGTGGCGACTCTGCTGCGGTTTTCCCCCCTTACAAATCCAAGCCCGAGATATTGTCCCAGATGAAAGAATGGGCACACAAGCTTGCAATTGCCTTGGAGGTTAAAGGCTTGATGAATATCCAGTTTGCAGCCAAGGATGACAAACTGTATCTTATCGAGGTCAACCCAAGGGCCTCCCGTACTGTCCCTTTCATATCAAAGGCTTCAGGGGTCAACCTGATTGAGGCAGCGGTAAGGGTATGGGAAGGACAAGACCTTGTCAGCCAAAACCTAGTCAAAAGACAGGGTACCTACAGCGAAGGGCGTTGCCTGACCGGGTGGGCTATCAAGGAAGCCGTATTTTCTTTTGATAGGTTCTCCAATGTCGACCCGTTGCTCGGGCCGGAAATGCGCTCTACTGGGGAGTCCATAGGAATGGGGAAGACGTTCGGTGAAGCCTTTGCCAAAAGCCAGGCAAGTGCAGGAAATCGCCTACCGGTTTCAGGAAAAGTAATCATAAGCGTCAATGCAAAAGACAGGAAAGCAATTATTCCCATTGCAAAAAAACTTCAGGAAATGGGTTTTTCCATTGCAGCGACCCGAGGAACTGCCAGATCGTTGTTTGAAGAGGGTATCTTGAGCGAAGTGGTCCAGAAAGTCCATGAGGGCAACCCAAATATTACCGACTACCTTAGGGCAAAACAGGTAGATTTGGTAATCAATACCCCTGTAGGCTTCCATGCCCATAAAAGTGACGATGAAATACGAAGTGAAGCAATGCGTTTAAAAATTCCCTATACTACCACAACCAGTGCGGCAAGCGCGGCAGTCCAAGCTATTGAATATCTCCAGAAAAAGCAATTTACCGTAAGGGAACTCCCCCAATAA
- the carA gene encoding glutamine-hydrolyzing carbamoyl-phosphate synthase small subunit — protein sequence MEKTFLVLSDGSIFSGYGFGKLAPKPSELNAFPPIGEAVFNTSMTGYQEILTDPSYHGQMVVMTYPHIGNYGCEENLNENALCPQAIPATALVVHELYDGPLPQGKTSLRSFMEKHEVYGITGVDTRRLTLHLRDFGSCNALLVRSDCSTLKGKELILAMKALHAFPSISERDLIEGVSVKKICVDPVVEIPIPEKESLRFAVVDFGIKKSIINELYKRQVRVTLFPSSVTSEEILNSGCSAMFLSNGPGDPALLTHAVRMTKEVIGKLPVFGICLGHQIITCALGGKTVKMKFGHHGANHPVRDCVTGRTFVTSQNHGFMADRESLPPCTNQWFMNANDNSNEGLIHTDLPVMSVQFHPEASPGPHDGSWIFDRFLEVAKQGVTTL from the coding sequence ATGGAAAAAACTTTTCTCGTCCTTTCGGACGGTAGCATTTTTTCTGGCTACGGATTTGGAAAACTCGCTCCAAAACCTTCCGAACTGAATGCATTCCCCCCGATAGGGGAAGCGGTATTCAATACCAGCATGACCGGTTACCAGGAAATCCTTACAGACCCTTCCTACCATGGCCAGATGGTAGTAATGACCTATCCACACATCGGGAATTATGGTTGTGAAGAAAATCTGAACGAAAACGCCCTTTGCCCGCAAGCCATACCGGCAACGGCCCTGGTTGTACACGAATTGTATGACGGACCCCTTCCCCAGGGAAAAACTTCCCTACGTTCATTCATGGAAAAGCATGAGGTGTACGGAATCACAGGCGTAGATACAAGAAGGCTGACATTACACCTTCGCGATTTCGGTTCCTGCAATGCCCTTTTGGTCCGGTCCGATTGCTCTACCTTGAAAGGCAAAGAACTTATCCTGGCAATGAAAGCCTTACACGCTTTTCCCTCAATCAGTGAGCGAGACCTCATCGAAGGAGTCTCGGTCAAAAAAATCTGTGTCGACCCTGTTGTTGAGATTCCTATTCCTGAAAAAGAATCCCTACGGTTTGCCGTGGTCGATTTCGGGATTAAGAAATCCATTATCAATGAATTGTACAAACGACAAGTACGGGTAACCCTGTTCCCAAGTTCAGTGACCAGTGAAGAAATCCTCAATTCAGGATGTTCAGCTATGTTTCTTTCCAATGGACCTGGAGATCCTGCACTACTCACCCATGCAGTACGTATGACCAAAGAAGTAATCGGCAAGCTACCCGTATTTGGTATTTGTCTCGGACACCAGATTATTACCTGCGCATTGGGAGGGAAGACGGTAAAAATGAAATTTGGACATCACGGGGCGAACCATCCTGTCCGTGATTGTGTGACGGGCCGGACTTTCGTCACCAGCCAGAACCATGGATTTATGGCTGATAGAGAATCACTACCTCCCTGCACAAACCAATGGTTCATGAATGCAAATGATAATTCCAATGAGGGTTTGATCCATACTGACTTACCGGTTATGTCAGTCCAGTTTCACCCTGAAGCTTCTCCTGGACCCCATGATGGCTCTTGGATCTTCGACCGCTTCCTAGAAGTGGCAAAACAAGGAGTTACTACACTATGA
- a CDS encoding PspC domain-containing protein — MATKKLYRSPRGKIFGVCAGLAEWRDLPVDPIRLIVFITIIVTGIFPGAILYLLAALIIPMNPADTIYGNGGTHYSGEKDDDDPRSDEDLQSEYERLKRKVEKMENDIFNKERDWEDRFHEGK, encoded by the coding sequence ATGGCAACGAAAAAACTTTACAGGTCACCCAGGGGCAAGATTTTCGGGGTTTGTGCAGGTCTGGCTGAATGGCGTGACTTACCGGTCGACCCGATACGTTTGATTGTGTTCATTACGATTATAGTGACCGGTATCTTCCCCGGGGCAATACTCTACCTCCTGGCAGCACTGATCATCCCCATGAACCCTGCAGATACAATCTACGGGAACGGCGGGACTCATTACTCCGGAGAAAAGGATGACGACGACCCTCGTTCCGACGAGGACCTGCAATCGGAATACGAGCGGTTGAAACGGAAAGTGGAAAAAATGGAGAACGACATCTTCAACAAGGAACGAGACTGGGAAGACCGCTTCCACGAAGGGAAATAG
- a CDS encoding PspA/IM30 family protein, whose protein sequence is MGVFSRFLDIVNANINSLLDKAEDPEKMIRLMMQEMEDTLIELKSSCAAKMAGRAKTERMYKESENAMQRWQSRAELAIAKGREDLAREALLEKKRAKAEVDRLSGELDVADGLIKTSKDEINQIEDKLASVKQKYQVMVERAKRAKEEQAAQDTLRRAAESATYDRFSSMEEKIDRMQAGNTLNRARSSNLDDRFKDLEQMDDIDAEIAELLKIAGK, encoded by the coding sequence ATGGGCGTTTTTTCAAGGTTCTTAGATATAGTGAATGCCAACATCAACTCGCTTCTCGACAAGGCCGAAGACCCCGAGAAGATGATCAGGCTGATGATGCAAGAAATGGAAGATACCCTCATTGAGCTGAAGAGCTCCTGCGCGGCGAAGATGGCCGGCAGGGCCAAGACCGAGCGCATGTACAAGGAGAGCGAGAACGCCATGCAGCGCTGGCAGAGCCGCGCAGAGCTGGCGATAGCCAAGGGGCGCGAGGACCTTGCACGCGAGGCGCTGCTGGAGAAGAAGCGGGCGAAGGCTGAGGTGGACAGGCTGTCGGGGGAACTGGACGTGGCCGACGGGCTGATCAAGACCAGCAAGGACGAGATCAACCAGATCGAGGACAAGCTCGCCTCCGTCAAGCAGAAGTACCAGGTGATGGTGGAGCGGGCGAAGCGGGCGAAGGAAGAGCAGGCGGCCCAGGACACGCTCCGGCGCGCGGCCGAAAGCGCCACGTACGACCGGTTCTCCTCCATGGAGGAGAAAATCGACCGCATGCAGGCAGGGAACACCCTCAACAGGGCCCGTTCGAGCAATCTGGACGACAGGTTCAAGGACCTCGAACAGATGGATGACATCGACGCCGAGATCGCCGAGCTGCTCAAGATAGCAGGCAAATAG
- a CDS encoding sigma 54-interacting transcriptional regulator codes for MESGHNGYNQQPLGESEVFLDFQNQLSRAATVNRSVLLVGERGSGKEIAARRLHFLSPRWQQNLVTVNCAALPPSLIETELFGYEQGAFTGAQKTRKGRFEEAEGGTLFLDEIGIIPLEVQEKILRVVEYGTYERVGSSVTHETNVRIIGATNADLPQLCKEGKFKEDLLDRLSFEVLFLPPLRKRGDDILLLANYFAAKMALECGRQEMPILSEEVSAVLLGYSWPGNVRELKNVIERAVYRSDGQVIEQLTLDPFENPYTMEKAAVAENQEMPKKPFDLSQYETARQELDLLYLREALARAKGNQKEAAKLLSLTYDQLRGLYRKFQDRL; via the coding sequence ATGGAATCAGGACATAATGGTTACAACCAGCAACCTTTAGGCGAGAGTGAAGTCTTTCTTGACTTTCAAAACCAATTGAGCAGGGCTGCGACGGTAAACAGGTCTGTCCTGCTGGTAGGGGAACGGGGAAGCGGGAAGGAAATAGCAGCCCGCAGACTTCATTTCCTTTCCCCTCGTTGGCAACAGAACCTCGTGACAGTGAACTGTGCAGCCCTTCCTCCTTCCTTGATAGAGACGGAACTGTTCGGATATGAGCAAGGAGCGTTCACCGGGGCCCAGAAAACCCGGAAGGGGCGTTTCGAGGAAGCCGAGGGAGGTACGCTCTTTCTTGATGAAATCGGCATCATCCCCCTTGAAGTCCAAGAAAAAATCCTTAGGGTTGTCGAATATGGTACCTATGAGCGGGTTGGATCTTCTGTTACCCACGAAACGAATGTCCGTATCATCGGTGCGACCAATGCAGACCTTCCCCAACTTTGCAAGGAAGGTAAGTTCAAGGAAGATTTGCTCGACAGGCTTTCCTTTGAGGTGCTGTTTCTTCCCCCTCTGCGAAAAAGAGGTGATGACATCCTTCTATTGGCAAACTATTTTGCCGCGAAAATGGCCTTGGAATGTGGGAGGCAGGAGATGCCTATCCTTAGCGAAGAGGTATCTGCAGTCCTTCTTGGTTACTCGTGGCCAGGAAATGTCCGTGAATTGAAGAATGTGATAGAGCGGGCCGTGTATCGTAGCGATGGTCAAGTCATTGAACAACTTACGCTGGATCCTTTCGAAAATCCGTATACGATGGAAAAGGCTGCCGTTGCTGAAAATCAGGAAATGCCAAAGAAACCCTTTGATCTTTCCCAATATGAGACGGCAAGGCAAGAGTTGGACCTCCTCTACCTCCGCGAAGCACTTGCAAGGGCCAAAGGTAACCAGAAAGAAGCTGCCAAGCTTTTGTCCCTTACCTATGACCAGCTTCGCGGACTCTACCGGAAGTTCCAGGACAGGCTATAA
- a CDS encoding PspC domain-containing protein: MTYYRHDSNKLYREHDGMFLGVFQGLANWSGLPAWALRIIGLILLFSVGFFKVAALYLLAAVLMPPRY, translated from the coding sequence ATGACCTACTACAGACATGATTCGAACAAGCTCTACAGGGAGCACGACGGTATGTTCCTCGGGGTCTTCCAGGGGCTTGCCAATTGGTCGGGCCTCCCTGCCTGGGCCCTGAGGATCATCGGCCTCATCCTGCTTTTCAGCGTCGGGTTCTTCAAGGTGGCAGCACTGTACCTCTTGGCCGCAGTGCTGATGCCCCCGCGCTACTAG
- a CDS encoding PspA/IM30 family protein — MFKRIADIFNSNVNSALDRIEDPAKMISYMIAELQDTLTKARTSKAARLAEKTSLERERGELLKSVARWEDRAKLAIANGREDLAREALVEKKQATERVRSIEAQLENLGSILSSQDAQLSQIADKLKEVKDKQQILVQRARSAKEKKKVADTLRSSDSSELAGKFNELESKIERMEADAQMAGYHRASPTDEFGKMESDSAIESELAQLKASMKENL, encoded by the coding sequence ATGTTCAAAAGGATCGCGGATATCTTCAACTCTAACGTAAACAGCGCTCTGGACAGGATCGAGGACCCGGCGAAGATGATCAGCTACATGATAGCCGAGCTGCAGGATACACTGACCAAGGCACGGACCTCCAAGGCCGCCCGCCTGGCTGAGAAAACCAGCCTCGAGAGGGAGAGGGGGGAGCTGCTGAAGTCGGTCGCACGCTGGGAGGACCGCGCCAAGCTCGCCATAGCCAACGGCCGCGAGGACCTCGCCCGCGAGGCCCTGGTGGAGAAGAAGCAGGCTACCGAGCGGGTGCGCAGCATCGAGGCGCAGCTGGAGAACCTCGGGTCGATACTCTCCAGCCAGGACGCCCAGCTCTCCCAGATCGCCGACAAGCTCAAGGAAGTGAAGGACAAGCAGCAGATCCTCGTCCAGAGGGCCAGGAGCGCAAAGGAAAAGAAGAAGGTCGCCGACACGCTGAGAAGCAGCGACAGCAGCGAGCTCGCCGGCAAGTTCAATGAGCTGGAGAGCAAGATCGAGCGCATGGAGGCAGACGCACAGATGGCCGGGTACCACAGGGCCTCCCCCACCGACGAGTTCGGCAAGATGGAGAGCGACAGCGCCATCGAGTCCGAGCTTGCCCAGCTCAAGGCCTCCATGAAGGAGAACCTGTAA